A genomic window from Panthera tigris isolate Pti1 chromosome B4, P.tigris_Pti1_mat1.1, whole genome shotgun sequence includes:
- the GPR19 gene encoding probable G-protein coupled receptor 19 encodes MVFAHRMDNSKPPLVIPTLLVPLQNHSCTETATPLPSRDLTDLHGEHGWMSNRTDLQYGLRPGEVATASIFFGALWLFSVFGNSLVCLVIHRSRRTQSTTNYFVVSMACADLLISVASTPFVLLQFATGRWTLGSVMCKLVRYFQYLTPGVQIYVLLSICIDRFYTIVYPLSFKVSREKAKKMIAASWVFNAAFVTPLFFFYGSHWDSHCNYFLPASWEGTAYTVIHFLVSFVIPSVLIILFYQKVVKYIWRIGTDGRTVRRTMNIVPRTKVKTIKMFLILNLLFLLSWLPFHVAQLWHPPERDSKKSSLVFTAITWISFSSSASKPTLYSIYNANFRRGMKETFCMSSMKCYRSNAYTITTSSRMAKKNYVGISEIPPTAKTITKDSIYDSFDREAKEKKLAWPINSNPPNTFV; translated from the coding sequence ATGGTTTTTGCTCACAGAATGGATAACAGCAAGCCGCCTTTGGTCATCCCCACGCTCCTGGTGCCCCTCCAAAACCACAGCTGCACCGAAACAGCCACACCTCTGCCAAGCCGTGACCTGACAGACTTACATGGGGAGCACGGCTGGATGAGCAACAGAACGGACCTGCAGTACGGACTGAGACCCGGGGAAGTGGCCACAGCCAGCATTTTCTTCGGGGCCCTGTGGCTGTTCTCTGTATTTGGCAACTCCCTGGTTTGTCTGGTCATCCACCGGAGTAGGAGGACACAGTCCACCACCAACTACTTTGTGGTCTCCATGGCATGTGCTGATCTTCTCATCAGCGTCGCCAGTACGCCTTTCGTCCTGCTTCAGTTCGCCACGGGGAGGTGGACACTTGGCAGTGTGATGTGTAAGCTGGTGCGGTATTTTCAGTATCTCACCCCGGGCGTCCAGATCTACGTCCTCCTGTCCATCTGCATAGACCGGTTCTACACCATTGTCTATCCCCTGAGTTTCAAGGTGTCCagagaaaaagccaagaaaatgaTTGCCGCGTCGTGGGTCTTCAATGCAGCCTTCGTGACCCCCCTGTTCTTTTTCTATGGCTCCCACTGGGACAGTCATTGCAATTacttcctccctgcctcttggGAAGGAACTGCCTACACTGTCATCCATTTCTTGGTGAGCTTTGTGATTCCTTCTGTCCTCATCATCTTATTTTACCAGAAGGTCGTGAAGTATATCTGGAGAATAGGCACCGATGGTCGGACAGTGCGGAGGACGATGAACATTGTCCCGAGGACAAAAGTGAAAACTATCAAGATGTTCCTCATTTTAAATCTATTGTTCCTGCTCTCCTGGCTACCTTTTCATGTGGCTCAGCTGTGGCACCCCCCCGAACGGGACTCTAAGAAAAGTTCCCTTGTTTTCACAGCTATCACATGGATATCTTTTAGTTCTTCAGCCTCTAAACCTACGCTCTATTCCATTTATAATGCCAATTTTAGGAGAGGAATGAAAGAAACTTTTTGCATGTCCTCAATGAAGTGTTACCGAAGCAATGCCTATACTATCACAACCAGTTCAAGGATGGCCAAAAAAAACTACGTTGGCATTTCAGAAATTCCTCCCACGGCCAAAACTATAACCAAAGACTCAATCTATGATTCATTTGACAGAGAAGCCAAGGAAAAAAAGCTTGCTTGGCCCATTAATTCAAATCCACCAAATACTTTTGTCTAA